The region GGCGCCGCGCGCGGCCGGGCCGGGCCGCGCACGCGCGCGAAAGTCGAGAGGGAACATTCTAGCCGATCCGTTCCGCCGGCCGCCCCGTCGAGACGCGAATTCCGCCTATTTGGGGGCCAGTTGCGATGCCGCATCGCAGCAATCGCGGCGGCGCGGCAGCACGCGGCTCAGAACATCAGGCGCAATGCGGTGAAGACGAGCATCCCGACGACGATCGTGCCGAGCATGCTGCGCCGCCACAGGAACCAGCCGAGCCCGGCGACGGCCGCGTAGAACTCGTGGTTCGACAGTGCGAACGAGATGCCGTCCGGGGTTTCGAGGACGTCGGGCAGCACCACCGCCATCAGCGCGGCGGCGGGCGCGTAGCGCAGCGCGCGCTGGACCCGCTCCGGCAACACGCCGCGCTCGCCGCCCATCAGGAACAGCGCGCGCGTGACCGCGGTCACGAGCGTCATGCCGAGGATCGCCAGCCAGACCTGGGTCGCGCTCATTCCGCCTCCCCGGCGTCATGCCCACGGGACGCGCGAACGCGCCGCCAGTCGGCGCGTTCGACGAACAGGTCGGTCACGCTGCCCGCCGCGAGCGCGGCGACCACCGCGAGCGGCAGCGCGAGCCGGTACGGCAGGTCGAACGCGAGCAGCGAGACGATCCCCGCCACCGCGACCGCGGCCAGCGTCGAGCGGTTCGCGACCGCGGTCACCATGATCGGGATCAGCGCGAGGGTGCCCGCGAGTTCGAGCCCCCAGCTGTCCGGGAAGAAGCTCGCCAGCAGGATGCCGGCGAGCGAGGACGCCTGCCACGACAGCCAGCTCGACGCGGCCATCCCCCAGAAATAGGCCTCCTTGCCCGGCACCGGGCCCGGCGCGAAGCCCTGCTTCTGGAACAGCAGATAGATCACGTCGCCGTTGAAGTAGCCGATCGCGAGGCGCCGCCACATCGGCAGGTGCGCGAAGTGCGGCGCGAGCCCGGCGCTGAAGATCACGAAGCGGGTGTTCACCATCGCCGCGGTGAGCAGGATGGTCCAGAGCGGCAGCTTGGCGGCGAAGAGCGGCAGCACCGCGAGCTGCGACGAGCCCGCGTAGACCAGCAGCGACATCCCGGCCGCCTGGCCGACCGTGAGCACCGACTTGCTCATCGCGATGCCCGTGACGAGCCCCCACGAGAGGATCGCCATCAAGGTCGGGGCATAATCGCGGGCGCCCTGCACGAGGGCATAGCGGTTGGTGGCGGACAGGCGAGCGAGCATCGATGGGAGCGCCGGCGTGGCGAAAAAGCCGGGCGACCCGCGTGCAACCGCGCCGCCTCCCGTTATTCTTGAGAAATTTACTCGGGGATTATAGCGCCGCATCACCGGCCGGCGCCCGTCCGCCGGGCAAAAGACGCTAAAATAAGCGTCTTTCCGGCTCAATGCTGCATACAACCGCATCCCGTTAGGAGATACCTATGTCAATGGCCGACCGCGACGGCAAGATTTGGATGGACGGCAAGCTGATCGATTGGCGTGACGCGAACATCCACGTGCTGACCCACACGCTGCACTACGGCATGGGCGTCTTCGAAGGCGTGCGCGCGTACAAGACGGCCGACGGCGGCAGCGCGATCTTTCGTCTGAAGGAACATACGAAGCGCCTGCTGAACTCCGCGAAGATCTTCCAGATGGACGTGCCGTTCGACCAGGAAACGCTCGAGGCCGCCCAGCGCGACGTGGTGCGCGAGAACAAGCTGGAATCGTGCTATCTGCGCCCGATCATCTGGGTCGGCTCGGAAAAGCTCGGCGTGTCCGCGAAGGGCAACACGATCCACGTCGCGATCGCGGCCTGGCCGTGGGGCGCGTACCTCGGCGAGGACGGCCTCGCCAAGGGGATCCGCGTGAAGACCTCGTCGTTCACGCGCCATCACGTGAACGTCTCGATGGTGCGCGCGAAGGCGTCGGGCTGGTACGTGAACTCGATCCTGGCGAACCAGGAAGCGACCACCGACGGCTACGACGAGGCGCTGCTGCTCGACGTCGACGGCTACGTGTCGGAAGGCTCGGGCGAGAACTTCTTCCTGGTCAACCACGGCAAGCTGTACACCCCCGACCTGGCGTCCTGCCTCGACGGGATCACCCGCGACACGGTGATCACGCTCGCGAAGGAAGCGGGCATCGAGGTGATCGAGAAGCGCATCACCCGCGACGAGGTCTACACCGCGGACGAAGCGTTCTTCACCGGCACCGCCGCCGAAGTCACGCCGATCCGCGAGCTCGACAACCGCACGATCGGCAACGGCGCGCGCGGCCCGATCACGGAAAAACTGCAGGCGGCGTTTTTCGACGTCGTGACGGGCAAGAGCGCGAAGCACGCGCACTGGCTCGCGAAGATCTGAACACGGCGCGCCCGCACGGGCGCGCCTGCCCCATCGCATAACGAGAACACCCCATGAGCGAACTGAAGGAAATGCCGCTGATCGAGCTGACCGCCAAGGATCTGCCGGCCTACTGCCCGAACCCGTCGATGCCGCGCTGGAGCGCGCATCCCCGCGTCTTCATCGACGTCTCGCACGGCGAGGCGCGCTGCCCGTACTGCGGCACGCGCTACAAGCTGCGTGACGGCGAAGTCGTCAAGGGCCACTGAAGCCCGGCGGGCGCGTTGCCCGGCTGAAGCGGCGCGGCCGACCCGGCACGCGCCGCCGTCTTCTTTCTCTCGCAACCCGAACGCGGCGCCTGCGCGCCGCGCTTCATCACGACACCGGATATCGACCTGATGCGTCGCGCGTTGGTAATCGCACCGAACTGGATCGGTGACGCATTGATGGCGCAGCCGCTTTTCGCGCTGCTGAAGAAACTCCATCCCCGCATCGTCATCGATGCCGTGGCGCCGGGCTGGGTGGCGCCCGTGCTCGAACGGATGCCCGAAATCCACGATGTCTACGCGACCGACCTCGCGCACGGCAAGCTGCAGATGCTGCGCCGCTGGCAGCTCGCGAGCGACCTGCGCGACAACGGCTACGACGCCGCCTACGTGCTGCCGAATTCGCTGAAGTCCGCGCTGATCCCCTGGCTCGCGGGCATTCCGCTGCGGATCGGCTATACGGGCGAGAAGCGCTACGGCCTGCTCAACGTGCGCCACGCGAACCCGAGCCGCAAGCGCGACGAGCGTCCGGCGATGGCCGAGCACTACGCCGCGCTCGCGTACGCGCCGGGCGCTCGGCTGCCGGACACGATGAAGGCGCTGCCGCCGCCGCGCCTCGACGCGGACCTGAACGAGACCGCGCGGGTGTCCGCCCGCTTCAACCTCGACACCCGCAAGCCGCTCGTCGTGTTCTGCCCGGGCGCCGAGTACGGCCCGGCCAAGCGCTGGCCGCCCGAGCACTTCGCGGCGCTCGCGCACAGCGTGAGCCAGTCGTTCCCCTATACGCAGATCGTCGCGCTCGGCTCGCCGAAGGACGCCGCGGTCGCGCAGGCGATCGCCGAGCGCGCGCCGAACGTGCGCAGCCTGTGCGGCCAGACCTCGCTCAGCGAAGCCTGCGCGCTGATCGCGCGCGCGAACGCCGTGGTCACCAACGATTCCGGCCTGATGCACGTGGCGGCCGCGCTGCGCCGGCCGCTCGTCGCGCTGTACGGCTCGACCGACCCGCGCCACACCCCGCCGCTGTCGGAGCTGGCGAAGGTACAATGGCTGCATCTCGAATGCAGTCCCTGCTTCGAACGCGAATGCCCGCTCGGCCATCTGAACTGCCTGCGCGAGCTGAGCCCGGAGCAGGTATTCGGCGATTTGCGCGGCATGCTCGTCGGGCAGCGCTGAGCGGCCCGCCGGCTGCGGCGCGAGCCCGCCGCGCGGTCGATTCACCGGCGGACGCGGGCGTGGCTCGCATCCGCCGCCTTGTAACGGCGCGCCCCGCGCGCGAGAGATAACCCGATGCCACGTTTTGCCCGCCTCTTCGAAGCTGCCGCCGATACGCTCAACGCCTATTATCAGGCGATTGCCGACGCCAACCTCGACGCCCTGATGGTCCTGTGGATCGACGAGGACTTCGCGAGCTGCATCTGGGCCGACGGCGCGCATCTGCACGGCCTCGACCAGATCCGCGGCGGCTTCGCGCAGCGCCTGTCGACCCAGCCGGTCACGATCGAGCCGCTCGACATCCGCGTCTACGACAGCCTCGGCACCGTCGTCTACACGGTCGCCGAAGCGCACCAGTACGCCGACCTCACGGCCGAGCCGGACATGGTGTTCGCGACCTACGTGATGATCCACGAGCGCGGCGAATGGCGGATCGCGCACATCCACTCGAGCCCGATCCCCGCGCAGACCGCCACCCAGTTCGCGGCCAAGATCCGCCACGGCCAGGGGCCGCTCCACTGACCGCCGCGCGCGGCCGATCGCGATGAGCAGCGCGTCCTCCCCCACTCCGGCCGCCGACCGGCCCGCGCCCGCGGAAACCCTGCGTTACCGCGCGCCGCGCTGGCTGCCGACCAGCCACGCGCAGACCATCGTGCCCGCGCTGTTCGCGCGCCGGCCCGAGGTCGCGTACCGGCGCGAGCGCTGGGACACGCCGGACGGCGACTTCATCGACCTCGACTGGCTGGCCTGGCCGGCCGGCGCCGCGCCGGCGCCCGACGCGCCGCTCCTCGTGCTGTTCCACGGTCTCGAAGGGGGTTCCGGCTCGCATTACGCGCGCGTGCTGATGGCGGCCGCGCAAAGCCGCGGCTGGCATGGCGTGGTCCCGCACTTCCGCAGCTGCAGCGGCGAGATGAACCGCCTGCCGCGCTTCTACCACCTCGCGGACAGCGCCGAGGTCGACTGGATCCTGCGGCGCCTCGCCGCCCGCCATCGCGGGCCGCTCGTCGCGGCGGGCGTGTCGCTCGGCGGCAACGTGCTGCTGCGCTGGCTCGGCGAGCGCCGCGACGAGCGCGCGCGCGTCGCGGCCGCCGCGGCGATCTCGACGCCGATCGACGTGCACGCGGGCGGCCGCGCGCTGTCGCACGGCTTCGCGATGATCTATACCCGCAGCTTCCTCAAGACGCTCAAGCGCAAGGCGCTCGCCAAGCTCGAACGCTATCCCGGCCTGTTCGACCGCACCGCGATGCTGGCCGCGCGCACCATGTACGATTTCGACGACATCGTCACCGCGCCGCTGCACGGCTTCGCCGACGCGGACGACTACTGGACCCAGGCCACCACGCGGCCGCTGCTGCGTGCGATCGAGGTGCCCACGCTGATCGTCAACGCGCGCAACGATCCGTTCCTGCCGGCCTCCGCGCTGCCGGGCCCCGACGAAGTCTCGCGCGCGGTCGTGCTCGACCAGCCCGAGCACGGCGGCCACGCGGGCTTCATGACCGGGCCGTTCCCGGGCCGGCTCGACTGGATGCCGCTGCGCATCCTCGACCACTGCTCCCGCTTCGTCGACCATGGATGAGATCGTCCGACAGGCCCTCGCGAAGTGGCCCAACGTCCCGCACTGCACCGGCTGGCTGCTGCTCGACCGGCGCGGCGACTGGCGCATGCGCGACGACGCCGCGCAGGCGGCCGGCGCGCTCGGTTCGCCGATCCGCCATGCGGCGCTGATCGGCTTCATCGCGCGCAACTACGAGCGCGACGACGCGGGCCAATGGTTCTTCCAGAATGGCCCACAGCGCGTCTACGTCGAGCTGGCCTACACGCCCTGGATCGTGCGGCTCGCGCAGCCGGATGGCCCGGGCCGGCCGCTCGCGCTCACCGACCAGACCGGCCGCGCGTTCGAGCCCGCGCAGGCGTGGCTCGACGACGCGGGCGGCGTGCTGTTCGCCGACGCCGCCACGCCGCCGCGCATCGCCGCGCTGCACGACCACGATCTCGGCCTGTTCGCCGACCACGCGACGCTCGATGCCGACGGCGCGCACGGCGCGTTCCGCTGGCGCGACGGCGTCGAGCTGCCGCTCGCGCCGATCCGGCGCGCGGACGTCGCCGCGCGCTTCGGCTTCGTCGCGAGCCCCGCCGCGCACGCGGCCGGCCAGCCCGGGCGCTGAACGCGGCCGCGCGGCATCCGCTCAGCCGCGCTTGCTCTCCTCGTCGCGCTCTTCCTTGTAGCGCATCTCGAAATCGTGCAGCCGGGCCGCGATGATCGACTGCTCGTAGAAGCTCGCCGCCTTGTTGTCGCGCGCCTCGCGCAGCTGGCGGATCGCCGCGGGCCACGCGCCGTCGAGCGCGAATTTCTCCGCGAGCGCGCGCCGCTGCGTGATGCCGTCGCCCGTGCCGAGCGCCGCCTGCGCGAGGAAATTCCACCATTCCGGACGCGTGGGGTCCGCCTGCGTTTCCACCTTCGCGCGCGCCTGCGCATCCGCATAGCGGCGCGCGGCGAGCAGCGCCTGGAGATGCGCGGCGATCGCCGCATGCGAGCCCGGCCAGCGCTGCTGCGCGGCGGCCGCGAGCCGCACCGCATCGTCGTTGCGGCCCGCGCGACGCGCGATCTCGACCTCCAGCAGGTCAAGGCTCGGCGTGCTGCGCAGCGTCTCGCCCTCCTCCTGCCGGGTCCGCTCGAAATCCGCACGGGCCGCGGCGAGCGCCTGGCCGGCCGCGTCGTAACGGCCCGCGAGCAGCTCGCCGAACGCGACGCCGTAGACGTTCGCCGCCGGGCTCGCCGCCGTCCGCTCGTCGACCTCGGTGCGCAGGCGCCGCACCTCGTTCGCGATATCGGTCGGCGAACGGTTCTGCAGGATCCGCAGCCGCGCGCGCACGAACGCATATTCGGCGGACTGGCGCGGCTGGCGATAGGGCGCGCGCCGCGCGCGATCGTCCATGTCGGCGATCCGCTCGCCCGTCAGCGGGTGGGTGCGCGCATAGGCGGGCACGCCCGCATCGCCCATCGAGGCCCGTTCGAGACGCTCGAAGAAGCCCGGCATCCCGTACGGATCGAAGCCCGCGGCCGCGAGCAGTTGGAAGCCGACCCGGTCCGCCTCGCGCTCGGCGCCGCGCGAGAAGCGCAGCTGGTTGTCGATCGCGTAGGCCTGGCCGCCCAGCGCGATCGCGCTGCCGAGATCGCCGCTGCGCGCGAGGATCCCGGCCAGCACCCCGAGCAGCATCGTCGCGAGCGCCGCGTAGCCGGTCTTCTCGCTCGCGCCGATCATCCGCGCGATGTGCCGTTGCAGCACGTGGCCCATCTCGTGACCGAGCACCGACGCCAGCTCCGACTCGGTGCGCGTCATCACGACGAGGCCGCTGTTGACGCCGATGAAGCCGCCCGGCAGGGAAAACGCGTTGATCTGCGGGTCGCGCATCGCGAACAGGTCGAAATCGGGCGCGTAGCCGCCGATGAAGCGCGCGTTCGCGGCCACCGCGAGCCGCGACGCGACGCTGTTCAGGTAGTCGCGCACGAGCCAGTCGTCGAGATAGTCGGGATCGCGCCGCACCTCGCGCATCACGCGCTCGCCGAGCCGGCGCTCGGCCTGCGGCGTCAGCGCACCGCCGGAGCCGTCGCCGAGATCGGGCAGTTGCTGGATCCGCAGCGGCGCGCGCAAACTGGGCGTGATCCCGCCCGATGCGCCCGACAGGCGGTTTTCCACGCCGCCGTAGGTGCCGAACACGCCGGGCGCGATGCCCGACGGCAGCGCCGGCACGGTCGAGATCGATTCCGGCGCGAACGGCGCGGCTTCGAGCGGCAGGGCGTCGGCGCGCGACTGCGCATGTCCGCCCGACGGACAGGCCAGCACGACCGACAACGAGACGACGAACAACGATTTGACGCGCATGAACGAAAGGATCGACGGCCGCGGCGCCGCGCGCACCGGCCCGGATGGATGCGTCATTGTAACGGCCGTGCCGCGACGCGCCGCTGCTATGATAGGCGCCCTCTGAAGGAGCCCTCCATGTCCCAACTCACCCATTTCGACGCAGCCGGCCACGCCCACATGGTAGATGTCGGCGACAAGCAGGAGACCCGCCGCGTCGCGCTCGCGCGCGGCGCGATCCGGATGCTGCCCGACACGCTCGCGCTGATCCGCGACGGCCGCGCGAAGAAAGGCGACGTGCTGGGCGTCGCGCGGATCGCCGCGATCCAGGGCGCGAAGCGCACCGCCGATCTGATCCCGCTGTGCCATCCGCTCGCGCTCACGCGCGTCGCGGTGGAGTTCGAGTTCGACGAGGCGCTGCCCGGCGTGCGCTGCAGCGCGCAGGTCGAGACCTTCGGCCGCACCGGGGTGGAGATGGAAGCGCTGACCGCCGTGCAGGTCGGGTTGTTGACCGTGTACGACATGTGCAAGGCGGTCGATCGCGGGATGGTGATCACCGAGGTCAGCGTGCGCGAGAAGCGCGGCGGGAAATCGGGGGATTGGAAGGCCGAGGCATAGCACGCGCCGGCCCCGGCTCGATGCGGCGCGGCGCCGGCATCCGCCGCGCCGCCTTCGTCAGGCCCCATCGCGAGGCATCCCGCTCGCGGCATGCGCCGGCCGGCCGCGCACGCGCCCCGCGTCACGCCGCCACGGCGCCCGGCCGCTCTCCCGCTGCGGCGTCCTGATCCGGGAGCGGATCGGACAGATCGATCGCTGCGCACCGTCCGGTGCGCAGCAGTTCCACGAATTCGTGCTGAGACGTCGCCAACCAGGCCTTCGCGACCCACACGCCTTCACCCGCCCCCGCGCCGCGGTGCCTGGCATAGAGCCGGAACCCCACGTTGCCCTGCCGCTCGTCCGTATCGGCCAGCGCCTGCTCCACCTGCACGTACCAGTGGCCCGAGCGGCTTTCGAGGCTGTCCGTTTCCCTGAATGCATAGAGCGGCGGTTCGCCCTGGGTCTCGACGGGATACCGGATCGCGAACGACATGATCCGCTTGTGATCCTCCGAGTCGGACAGCCTTTCGCCATTCGCCTCGATCTGTTTCTTCAGCGCCTCGTGCGAGACGCCGTACAGTTCGTGCGAACGCTTGTCGCGCAAAGCCTGGGTCTTTTCGTCGTCGAGGTACTCGTTGTAGCCGACATCGAGCGCCGGCTTGAACGATGCCGGCACCCAGAAGTACCAGTCCTTCGCAAAACCGTTCACGCCATTCCGGCAGTCCGAGAACGCGATCAGGTTGAACGGCGCCCGCTTTCGTTTCTGAGTTTCGATCTGCATACGTTCATCGCCTTCCATCTTCGTCGACATCCATGCCTCTCCTCGATTCGAGACCGCGATCCGGCTTCGTCAATCCGACTCCGGCCACCGTCAGGGAGCGCTCAACAGTTCGGGCGGAAACGTGACGGCGGTCAGCTTCCACGACCACAAGCCGCTGCGCTTGAACGTGAACACTGCCGGCTCCGCGCCCTGGCGTCGCCCTTCCACGGCAACCGTGGACCAGTTACGGTAACGCACGGAATAATCAGCGGACGCGGACGAGGACCGGGCGGCGGACGATGCGTCCGGCACCGGGACTTCAGCGCCTTTCTCCACCCGCTTCGGGCCCGCGTTCGCCATCATCTGCATCACGCCCGCGGGCGTCACCATCGTGTCGATCACTTGATTGGCGACGCCCATGCCCAGCATCATCCCGACGCCCGCGAACGGGTTGTCCTTCAGGTCCGCGTCGTTCGACAGCTTGTTCTGCATCATGATCAGGATCTGCGCGCGCAAACTCTCGCGCACCGCGGGGAAATCGACATCGGACGCGAAGGCGTCCGCATCCTGGTCGACGATGGCCGAGCGCATCGCGTGCAGCGTGAGATAAGGACTGACATAACTGGCGACCGCGCCGCCGAACACGACAACCCCGACGATCTTGACGAGCGTTTTCTGTTTCATGGCCTCTCGCATTTTCTTTCATTTTTATTGCGCGGCCACTATACACGCCTTTCAAATTGCATGAAATCCCGAGGCCGCGCCTCATCCAGCCGGTACGACGCGGGTAGTTGGAGATCCTTCAGC is a window of Burkholderia sp. FERM BP-3421 DNA encoding:
- the moaC gene encoding cyclic pyranopterin monophosphate synthase MoaC, translating into MSQLTHFDAAGHAHMVDVGDKQETRRVALARGAIRMLPDTLALIRDGRAKKGDVLGVARIAAIQGAKRTADLIPLCHPLALTRVAVEFEFDEALPGVRCSAQVETFGRTGVEMEALTAVQVGLLTVYDMCKAVDRGMVITEVSVREKRGGKSGDWKAEA
- a CDS encoding DUF2946 family protein; the protein is MDEIVRQALAKWPNVPHCTGWLLLDRRGDWRMRDDAAQAAGALGSPIRHAALIGFIARNYERDDAGQWFFQNGPQRVYVELAYTPWIVRLAQPDGPGRPLALTDQTGRAFEPAQAWLDDAGGVLFADAATPPRIAALHDHDLGLFADHATLDADGAHGAFRWRDGVELPLAPIRRADVAARFGFVASPAAHAAGQPGR
- a CDS encoding DUF2939 domain-containing protein; the encoded protein is MKQKTLVKIVGVVVFGGAVASYVSPYLTLHAMRSAIVDQDADAFASDVDFPAVRESLRAQILIMMQNKLSNDADLKDNPFAGVGMMLGMGVANQVIDTMVTPAGVMQMMANAGPKRVEKGAEVPVPDASSAARSSSASADYSVRYRNWSTVAVEGRRQGAEPAVFTFKRSGLWSWKLTAVTFPPELLSAP
- the waaF gene encoding lipopolysaccharide heptosyltransferase II; amino-acid sequence: MRRALVIAPNWIGDALMAQPLFALLKKLHPRIVIDAVAPGWVAPVLERMPEIHDVYATDLAHGKLQMLRRWQLASDLRDNGYDAAYVLPNSLKSALIPWLAGIPLRIGYTGEKRYGLLNVRHANPSRKRDERPAMAEHYAALAYAPGARLPDTMKALPPPRLDADLNETARVSARFNLDTRKPLVVFCPGAEYGPAKRWPPEHFAALAHSVSQSFPYTQIVALGSPKDAAVAQAIAERAPNVRSLCGQTSLSEACALIARANAVVTNDSGLMHVAAALRRPLVALYGSTDPRHTPPLSELAKVQWLHLECSPCFERECPLGHLNCLRELSPEQVFGDLRGMLVGQR
- a CDS encoding AzlD domain-containing protein, translating into MSATQVWLAILGMTLVTAVTRALFLMGGERGVLPERVQRALRYAPAAALMAVVLPDVLETPDGISFALSNHEFYAAVAGLGWFLWRRSMLGTIVVGMLVFTALRLMF
- a CDS encoding hydrolase; protein product: MSSASSPTPAADRPAPAETLRYRAPRWLPTSHAQTIVPALFARRPEVAYRRERWDTPDGDFIDLDWLAWPAGAAPAPDAPLLVLFHGLEGGSGSHYARVLMAAAQSRGWHGVVPHFRSCSGEMNRLPRFYHLADSAEVDWILRRLAARHRGPLVAAGVSLGGNVLLRWLGERRDERARVAAAAAISTPIDVHAGGRALSHGFAMIYTRSFLKTLKRKALAKLERYPGLFDRTAMLAARTMYDFDDIVTAPLHGFADADDYWTQATTRPLLRAIEVPTLIVNARNDPFLPASALPGPDEVSRAVVLDQPEHGGHAGFMTGPFPGRLDWMPLRILDHCSRFVDHG
- a CDS encoding M48 family metalloprotease, with product MRVKSLFVVSLSVVLACPSGGHAQSRADALPLEAAPFAPESISTVPALPSGIAPGVFGTYGGVENRLSGASGGITPSLRAPLRIQQLPDLGDGSGGALTPQAERRLGERVMREVRRDPDYLDDWLVRDYLNSVASRLAVAANARFIGGYAPDFDLFAMRDPQINAFSLPGGFIGVNSGLVVMTRTESELASVLGHEMGHVLQRHIARMIGASEKTGYAALATMLLGVLAGILARSGDLGSAIALGGQAYAIDNQLRFSRGAEREADRVGFQLLAAAGFDPYGMPGFFERLERASMGDAGVPAYARTHPLTGERIADMDDRARRAPYRQPRQSAEYAFVRARLRILQNRSPTDIANEVRRLRTEVDERTAASPAANVYGVAFGELLAGRYDAAGQALAAARADFERTRQEEGETLRSTPSLDLLEVEIARRAGRNDDAVRLAAAAQQRWPGSHAAIAAHLQALLAARRYADAQARAKVETQADPTRPEWWNFLAQAALGTGDGITQRRALAEKFALDGAWPAAIRQLREARDNKAASFYEQSIIAARLHDFEMRYKEERDEESKRG
- a CDS encoding zinc-finger domain-containing protein; its protein translation is MSELKEMPLIELTAKDLPAYCPNPSMPRWSAHPRVFIDVSHGEARCPYCGTRYKLRDGEVVKGH
- a CDS encoding branched-chain amino acid transaminase, yielding MSMADRDGKIWMDGKLIDWRDANIHVLTHTLHYGMGVFEGVRAYKTADGGSAIFRLKEHTKRLLNSAKIFQMDVPFDQETLEAAQRDVVRENKLESCYLRPIIWVGSEKLGVSAKGNTIHVAIAAWPWGAYLGEDGLAKGIRVKTSSFTRHHVNVSMVRAKASGWYVNSILANQEATTDGYDEALLLDVDGYVSEGSGENFFLVNHGKLYTPDLASCLDGITRDTVITLAKEAGIEVIEKRITRDEVYTADEAFFTGTAAEVTPIRELDNRTIGNGARGPITEKLQAAFFDVVTGKSAKHAHWLAKI
- a CDS encoding AzlC family ABC transporter permease; the encoded protein is MLARLSATNRYALVQGARDYAPTLMAILSWGLVTGIAMSKSVLTVGQAAGMSLLVYAGSSQLAVLPLFAAKLPLWTILLTAAMVNTRFVIFSAGLAPHFAHLPMWRRLAIGYFNGDVIYLLFQKQGFAPGPVPGKEAYFWGMAASSWLSWQASSLAGILLASFFPDSWGLELAGTLALIPIMVTAVANRSTLAAVAVAGIVSLLAFDLPYRLALPLAVVAALAAGSVTDLFVERADWRRVRASRGHDAGEAE
- a CDS encoding nuclear transport factor 2 family protein, whose translation is MPRFARLFEAAADTLNAYYQAIADANLDALMVLWIDEDFASCIWADGAHLHGLDQIRGGFAQRLSTQPVTIEPLDIRVYDSLGTVVYTVAEAHQYADLTAEPDMVFATYVMIHERGEWRIAHIHSSPIPAQTATQFAAKIRHGQGPLH